CATAGGAGAGAAATTAAATCACTTTTCCCTTAAGTATTCCCGTGAAAAGTACTTGATTATGTGAAGCTTTATCCTTGAAAATGCCTCTTCCAAGGCTTTTCTTCTGGGTAGTTCCGCGAGAGAACCTGAAGGAAGAGAGTAGGGAACGGATGCGGAAAAGCTCTCCTCTCCCAAGCTTACACTCAAGTAAAGGGTGTAAGAAGACACTCTCTGCCTTGCAGAAATCGTGGAGGGTACTTCCCTGTAATTTGCCCTTACCTTTATCCTCAGCGTATTCTCCGTACACTTTACTTTAAAGCCTGCTTCAAGAACGTACTCTTCAACCTTTCTGATTATCGCCTGCTTTACGTAAGGGTCGTCGGTGTCAATCTCCGAAAAGTCCAAACACACCTCTTTTGCAAACAAAAAGAAGGGGAGTAAAAGTATCAGGAACCGCAATTGAACTTCTCCCTCAGCTTTTGTTTTACGTAAGGATGAACCATATTATCCAGATCTCCGCAGTAAGACGCCACGTCCCTCACGATCGTTGAGCTTATGTGTATGTACTCCTGTGAAGGCATCATGAACACCGTTTCCACTCCCGCGAGCTTGTAATTGGTGAGGGCTATCTGAAGTTCGTACTCAAAATCCGTAAAGAGTCTCACTCCTCTAACTATTACGTTTATACCTTCCCTCTTCATAAAGTCCACGAGGAGGCAGTCAAACATCTTGACCTCTACGTTTGGGATATCCTCCACCATTTTTTCAAACATTTTCACTCTTTCCTCTGCGTCAAAGAGTAGGAACTTTCTCGGTTTTTTTGCAACCGCAACGACCACTTCGTCAAAAATCCGCGCACTTCTCTTTACTATGTCCAAGTGTCCGTAGTGTGGAGGATCAAAAGTTCCTGGATACACTACTCTTTTACCCATATTGATAATACTGTATCACCGTATTTCCTCTCTTCGGG
The genomic region above belongs to Aquifex aeolicus VF5 and contains:
- the coaD gene encoding pantetheine-phosphate adenylyltransferase, with the protein product MGKRVVYPGTFDPPHYGHLDIVKRSARIFDEVVVAVAKKPRKFLLFDAEERVKMFEKMVEDIPNVEVKMFDCLLVDFMKREGINVIVRGVRLFTDFEYELQIALTNYKLAGVETVFMMPSQEYIHISSTIVRDVASYCGDLDNMVHPYVKQKLREKFNCGS